A portion of the Bacteroides faecium genome contains these proteins:
- the bexA gene encoding multidrug efflux MATE transporter BexA produces the protein MKTKYTYKQIWMIAYPILISLIMEQLIGMTDTAFLGRVGEIELGASAIAGVYYLAIFMLAFGFSIGAQILIARRNGEGNYKEIGLIFYQGIYFLLAVAAILFTLSIVFSPHILKNIISSPHIYDAAESYIHWRVYGFFFSFVGVMFRAFFVGTTQTKTLTLNSIVMVLSNVVFNYILIFGKFGFPQLGIAGAAIGSSLAEMVSVIFFIIYTWKRIDCKKYALNILPKFRVQMLKRILNISVWTMIQNFVSLSTWFMFFLFVEHLGERSLAIANIIRNVSGIPFMIAMAFASTCGSLVSNLIGAGEQDCVRGTIRQHIRIGYILVIPILVFFCLFPDLVLSIYTDIPELREASVHSLWVLCSAYLVLVPANVYFQSVSGTGNTRTALAMELCVLTIYVAYSMYFILYLRMDIAFAWTTECVYGIFTLIFCYMYMKKGNWQKKKI, from the coding sequence ATGAAAACTAAATATACTTATAAACAAATCTGGATGATCGCCTATCCTATCCTAATCAGCCTGATTATGGAGCAGCTGATTGGCATGACGGACACGGCTTTTCTAGGACGTGTTGGCGAAATTGAACTGGGGGCATCTGCCATCGCAGGTGTATATTACCTCGCTATCTTTATGCTGGCTTTCGGTTTCAGCATCGGAGCCCAGATATTGATTGCCCGTCGCAACGGGGAAGGAAATTACAAAGAGATAGGTCTGATCTTCTATCAGGGCATCTATTTTTTACTGGCGGTTGCAGCTATATTGTTCACCCTATCCATCGTATTCTCACCGCATATATTGAAGAATATCATATCTTCTCCGCACATCTACGATGCAGCCGAGAGCTATATACACTGGAGAGTCTACGGTTTCTTCTTCTCTTTTGTCGGCGTTATGTTCCGGGCGTTCTTCGTAGGAACCACCCAGACCAAGACACTGACATTGAACTCCATTGTGATGGTACTCTCGAATGTTGTATTCAACTATATCCTGATTTTCGGTAAATTCGGTTTCCCGCAACTGGGGATTGCCGGTGCTGCCATCGGTTCTTCGTTAGCCGAGATGGTTTCGGTGATTTTCTTCATCATCTATACATGGAAACGGATTGACTGCAAGAAGTATGCATTGAATATCCTGCCAAAATTCCGTGTACAGATGTTGAAACGGATTCTCAATATTTCCGTTTGGACGATGATTCAGAACTTCGTTTCCCTATCGACCTGGTTCATGTTCTTCCTTTTCGTGGAACACTTGGGAGAACGGTCGCTGGCAATCGCCAATATAATCCGTAATGTATCGGGAATTCCGTTTATGATTGCGATGGCTTTCGCCTCTACCTGCGGTTCACTGGTCAGCAACCTTATTGGCGCAGGCGAACAGGATTGCGTACGGGGAACTATCAGGCAGCATATCCGTATCGGGTATATACTTGTAATACCCATACTGGTATTCTTCTGCCTGTTTCCTGACCTGGTTCTGAGTATCTATACTGACATTCCGGAATTAAGGGAAGCATCCGTCCATTCTCTTTGGGTACTATGTTCGGCTTATCTGGTGCTAGTTCCCGCCAATGTTTATTTCCAGTCGGTATCAGGGACGGGAAACACCCGCACAGCTCTAGCGATGGAACTTTGCGTACTGACCATTTATGTCGCTTACTCAATGTACTTTATCCTGTATCTGCGGATGGACATCGCATTTGCGTGGACAACGGAGTGTGTGTATGGTATTTTCACATTGATATTCTGCTACATGTATATGAAGAAAGGAAACTGGCAGAAAAAGAAGATTTAA
- a CDS encoding S9 family peptidase, which translates to MRQANLFMMSAAMLLAACGGTKDAGKTDQVLIEKSDIKIEGKRMTPEALWAMGRIGGFAVSPDGKKIVYTVAYYSVPENKSNREVFVMNADGSDNQQITHTPYQENEVTWIKGGTKLAFLSNDNGSSQLYEMNPDGSGRKQLTNYDGDIEGYSISPDGKKLLFISQVKTKESTADKYPDLPKATGIIVTDLMYKHWDEWVTTAPHPFVADFDGNGISNIVDILDGEPYESPMKPWGGIEQLAWNMTSDKVAYTCRKKTGLAYAVSTNSDIYVYDLNTKKTENITEENKGYDTNPQYSPDGKYIAWQSMERDGYEADLNRLFIMNLETGEKRFVSKAFESNVDAFVWSADAKTIYFTGVWHGESQIYALDLANDSVKAVTSGMYDYEGVALFGDKLIAKRHSMSMGDEIYTVALDGTTTQLTQENKQIYDQLEMGKVEGRWMKTTDGKQMLTWVIYPPQFDPNKKYPTLLFCEGGPQSPVSQFWSYRWNFQIMAANDYIIVAPNRRGLPGFGVEWNEQISGDYGGQCMKDYFTAIDEMAKEPYVDKDRLGCVGASFGGFSVYWLAGHHDKRFKAFIAHDGIFNMEMQYLETEEKWFANWDMGGAYWEKQNPVAQRTFANSPHLFVEKWDTPILCIHGEKDYRILANQAMAAFDAAVMRGVPAELLIYPDENHWVLKPQNGVLWQRTFFEWLDTWVKKAPSK; encoded by the coding sequence ATGAGACAAGCTAATTTATTTATGATGTCGGCAGCAATGTTGTTAGCTGCCTGCGGCGGAACCAAAGACGCAGGCAAGACGGACCAGGTGCTTATCGAGAAATCGGATATTAAGATTGAAGGGAAGCGCATGACTCCCGAAGCACTTTGGGCCATGGGACGTATCGGCGGATTCGCGGTATCGCCCGACGGAAAGAAAATTGTGTATACGGTGGCATACTATAGTGTACCGGAAAACAAGAGTAACCGCGAAGTCTTCGTGATGAACGCAGACGGAAGTGATAATCAACAAATCACCCACACTCCTTATCAGGAGAATGAGGTGACATGGATTAAAGGGGGCACCAAGCTCGCTTTTCTAAGCAACGACAACGGTAGCAGCCAGCTCTACGAGATGAATCCCGACGGCAGCGGTCGCAAGCAACTGACCAATTATGACGGTGACATCGAAGGATATTCTATCTCACCGGACGGCAAGAAGCTCTTGTTTATCTCACAAGTAAAGACGAAAGAAAGTACAGCCGATAAATACCCGGACCTGCCTAAAGCTACCGGCATTATTGTCACTGACCTGATGTACAAACATTGGGATGAATGGGTGACGACGGCTCCGCATCCTTTCGTTGCTGATTTTGACGGCAACGGCATCTCCAATATCGTGGATATTCTGGACGGTGAGCCATATGAAAGCCCGATGAAGCCTTGGGGCGGCATCGAGCAACTTGCCTGGAATATGACTTCGGACAAAGTAGCTTATACTTGCCGCAAGAAGACAGGACTGGCGTATGCGGTTTCTACCAATTCGGATATTTATGTCTATGACCTGAATACTAAGAAAACGGAGAATATCACCGAAGAGAATAAGGGATATGATACCAATCCGCAATACTCTCCGGACGGCAAGTATATCGCCTGGCAGAGCATGGAACGTGACGGATACGAAGCTGATCTGAACCGTCTGTTCATCATGAATCTGGAAACCGGTGAGAAACGGTTTGTCAGCAAGGCGTTCGAATCGAATGTGGATGCTTTTGTATGGAGTGCAGACGCTAAGACTATCTATTTCACAGGTGTATGGCACGGAGAATCGCAGATTTATGCGCTGGATTTGGCAAATGATTCGGTAAAGGCGGTTACTTCGGGAATGTATGATTACGAAGGCGTGGCTCTTTTTGGTGATAAGCTGATTGCCAAGCGTCATTCTATGAGTATGGGTGACGAGATTTATACAGTGGCACTGGACGGTACAACCACTCAATTGACACAAGAGAATAAGCAGATTTATGACCAGTTGGAAATGGGTAAAGTGGAAGGTCGCTGGATGAAGACAACAGACGGCAAACAGATGTTAACATGGGTGATTTACCCGCCACAATTTGACCCGAATAAGAAATATCCTACTTTGTTGTTCTGTGAGGGCGGTCCTCAGAGTCCGGTAAGTCAATTCTGGTCATATCGTTGGAACTTCCAGATTATGGCGGCTAATGATTATATCATCGTTGCTCCGAACCGTCGCGGTCTGCCGGGATTCGGTGTAGAATGGAACGAACAGATCAGCGGTGATTATGGCGGTCAATGCATGAAGGATTACTTCACGGCTATTGACGAGATGGCAAAAGAGCCGTATGTAGACAAAGACCGTTTAGGATGTGTGGGTGCCAGTTTCGGTGGATTCTCCGTATATTGGTTGGCCGGACACCATGACAAACGCTTCAAGGCATTTATTGCTCATGACGGTATCTTCAATATGGAAATGCAATATTTGGAGACTGAAGAGAAATGGTTTGCCAACTGGGATATGGGTGGCGCATACTGGGAAAAACAAAATCCGGTGGCACAGCGTACTTTCGCCAACTCCCCTCACCTCTTCGTAGAAAAATGGGATACTCCGATTCTCTGCATCCATGGAGAAAAAGATTATCGTATCCTGGCTAATCAGGCGATGGCTGCTTTCGACGCTGCCGTGATGCGTGGGGTTCCTGCCGAACTGCTGATTTATCCGGATGAAAACCACTGGGTACTGAAACCTCAAAACGGAGTGTTGTGGCAACGTACATTCTTTGAATGGCTGGACACGTGGGTAAAGAAAGCTCCATCCAAATAA
- a CDS encoding flavin reductase family protein, whose protein sequence is MKKLEIKDLKENFFETIGKEWMLVTAGTKEKFNTMTASWGGIGWLWNKPVAFVFVRPERYTYEFIEKGDYLTLSFLGEENKKIHAVCGSKSGRNIDKVKETGLKPIFTEEGNVLFEQARLSLECKKLYADGIKPECFLDKESLEKWYGGAHGGFHKMYIVEIKNIYSE, encoded by the coding sequence ATGAAGAAATTAGAAATTAAAGACCTGAAAGAGAACTTTTTCGAAACTATCGGAAAAGAATGGATGCTGGTCACAGCCGGCACGAAAGAGAAGTTCAATACAATGACGGCAAGCTGGGGTGGCATCGGCTGGTTGTGGAATAAGCCCGTAGCCTTTGTTTTCGTTCGCCCCGAACGCTATACATATGAATTTATAGAAAAGGGCGACTATCTGACTTTATCCTTCTTAGGAGAAGAAAACAAGAAAATTCATGCAGTCTGTGGCTCCAAGTCGGGACGGAATATAGATAAAGTCAAAGAAACCGGATTGAAACCTATATTTACGGAAGAGGGAAATGTATTGTTCGAGCAAGCCCGTCTGAGTCTGGAATGTAAGAAACTCTATGCCGACGGCATCAAACCGGAATGTTTCCTGGATAAGGAATCATTAGAAAAATGGTATGGTGGCGCTCATGGCGGTTTCCATAAAATGTATATTGTAGAAATTAAAAATATATATTCGGAATAA
- a CDS encoding MBL fold metallo-hydrolase: MGEHICFRRNERLATVNPYWRGNPMVRGRFFNRQHRFRPGMGSVLKWRLSPNPQRKEKKTVKWNPKVCYLRSLDAVVGDSLIWLGHNSFFLQLAGKRIMFDPVFGSIPFVKRQSEFPANPDIFTGIDYLLVSHDHFDHLDKQSIARLLKNNSQMKLFCGLGTGELIQNWFPEMKIIEAGWYQQMEDEGLKITFLPAQHWSKRSVRDGGQRLWGAFMLQGDGISLYYSGDTGYSSHFREIPDLFGPPDYALLGIGAYKPRWFMRPNHISPYESLTAAEEMRAGLTIPMHYGTFDLSDEPLHDPPKVFAAEAKKRKIPVEIPYLGEIVKLNKKK; encoded by the coding sequence ATGGGTGAACATATATGTTTTAGGAGAAACGAACGTTTGGCTACCGTCAATCCTTATTGGAGAGGAAATCCGATGGTGCGCGGACGCTTTTTTAACAGACAGCATCGCTTCCGTCCGGGGATGGGAAGTGTACTGAAATGGCGTCTTTCGCCCAATCCCCAACGAAAAGAAAAGAAGACGGTGAAGTGGAATCCGAAAGTCTGCTACCTTCGTTCCCTGGACGCAGTGGTAGGAGACTCCCTGATATGGTTGGGACATAATTCCTTTTTTCTCCAATTGGCAGGCAAAAGAATCATGTTCGATCCTGTATTCGGCAGCATCCCTTTTGTTAAGCGTCAGAGCGAATTTCCCGCCAATCCTGACATCTTTACAGGGATTGACTATTTGCTCGTCAGCCACGACCATTTCGACCATTTGGATAAACAAAGTATCGCCCGTCTCTTGAAGAACAATTCGCAAATGAAACTTTTTTGCGGACTGGGAACAGGAGAATTAATCCAGAACTGGTTTCCTGAAATGAAGATAATTGAAGCCGGCTGGTATCAGCAGATGGAAGACGAAGGACTCAAAATCACCTTCCTTCCGGCACAGCATTGGAGCAAACGTTCCGTGCGTGATGGCGGTCAACGATTGTGGGGAGCCTTTATGCTGCAAGGCGATGGCATCTCACTCTATTATAGCGGTGATACGGGATATTCCAGTCACTTCCGTGAAATCCCGGACTTGTTTGGTCCACCGGATTATGCTTTGCTGGGAATCGGTGCGTACAAACCCCGTTGGTTTATGCGTCCCAATCATATCTCGCCTTACGAATCCCTGACTGCCGCCGAAGAAATGCGCGCCGGGCTTACTATCCCGATGCATTATGGTACATTCGACTTGTCTGACGAACCTTTGCACGATCCCCCGAAAGTCTTTGCGGCAGAAGCAAAGAAAAGAAAGATTCCAGTAGAGATTCCATACCTGGGAGAAATTGTAAAACTAAATAAGAAGAAATAA
- a CDS encoding PspC domain-containing protein: MKKTLTINLGGTVYHIDDDAYRLLDNYLSNLKHYFRKQEGAEEIVNDIEMRIAELFAEKIAEGKQVITVSDVEEIIARVGKPEDFGITDDDVDSQKKTEQSASGNQSYTHTAAPRRWFRDPDNKLLGGVASGLAAYFDWDITLVRILMIILVFVPYCPMIILYIIGWIVIPEAHTAAEKLSMHGKAVTIENIGKTVTDGFERVADGVNNYMNSGKPRTFLQKVGDVFVSIAAVLFKIFLVALVIICCPVLFVLAVVLVALVFAAVAVAVSGGALLYEMLPAINWMPVTSVSPMMTLLGTIAGVALIGIPLGAFLYTILRQLFHWSPMGTGLKWSLLILWILGAVIMVINLSALGWQLPLYGLHCS; this comes from the coding sequence ATGAAAAAGACATTGACCATCAATTTAGGAGGAACTGTCTATCATATAGATGATGATGCCTACCGTCTGTTAGACAATTACCTGTCTAATCTGAAGCATTACTTTCGTAAACAGGAAGGTGCGGAAGAAATCGTAAACGATATTGAAATGCGTATTGCCGAACTGTTTGCTGAAAAAATAGCCGAAGGAAAACAAGTCATAACCGTTTCGGATGTGGAAGAAATTATAGCACGTGTAGGTAAACCGGAAGATTTTGGAATAACTGACGATGATGTGGATTCCCAGAAAAAGACGGAACAGTCTGCTTCCGGTAATCAGAGTTATACGCATACTGCCGCTCCGCGCCGTTGGTTCCGCGATCCGGATAATAAGTTGTTGGGTGGTGTAGCATCAGGACTGGCAGCTTATTTCGATTGGGATATCACCTTGGTGCGTATTCTGATGATTATTTTGGTATTTGTCCCTTACTGTCCGATGATCATACTCTATATTATCGGATGGATTGTTATACCGGAAGCTCATACAGCGGCAGAAAAACTGAGTATGCATGGAAAAGCCGTCACAATCGAGAATATTGGCAAAACGGTGACAGACGGCTTCGAGCGGGTAGCGGATGGAGTCAATAATTATATGAATTCCGGCAAGCCCCGTACCTTTCTTCAGAAAGTAGGGGATGTGTTTGTTTCCATCGCTGCCGTCCTCTTTAAGATATTTCTGGTAGCTTTGGTGATTATCTGCTGCCCTGTACTGTTTGTATTGGCTGTCGTACTGGTAGCCTTGGTATTCGCTGCTGTTGCGGTAGCGGTCAGTGGCGGGGCATTGCTTTACGAAATGCTGCCTGCCATCAATTGGATGCCAGTGACTTCCGTATCTCCTATGATGACGCTGCTTGGTACGATTGCCGGAGTTGCCCTGATTGGTATTCCATTGGGAGCTTTCCTTTATACTATTCTCCGTCAGTTGTTCCATTGGTCACCGATGGGGACAGGCTTGAAATGGTCATTGCTGATTCTATGGATATTGGGTGCAGTCATTATGGTAATTAACCTTTCAGCCCTCGGATGGCAACTGCCTTTATACGGCTTACACTGCTCTTAA
- a CDS encoding PadR family transcriptional regulator, producing the protein MKVDNVKSQMRKGMLEYCIMLLLHKEPAYASDIIQKLKEAQLIVVEGTLYPLLTRLKNDDLLSYEWVESTQGPPRKYYKLTESGEAFLGELEISWKELNETVNHIANR; encoded by the coding sequence ATGAAAGTAGACAATGTAAAATCCCAGATGAGAAAAGGCATGCTTGAATATTGCATCATGCTTTTGCTGCATAAGGAGCCTGCTTATGCTTCAGACATCATTCAGAAACTGAAAGAGGCCCAACTAATTGTAGTAGAGGGGACTTTATACCCTTTGCTGACACGTCTGAAGAATGACGATTTGTTGAGCTATGAATGGGTGGAATCCACGCAGGGGCCACCTCGCAAATATTATAAACTCACAGAGAGTGGAGAAGCCTTCCTGGGAGAACTTGAAATCTCCTGGAAAGAATTGAACGAAACAGTGAACCATATTGCCAATAGATAA
- a CDS encoding GNAT family N-acetyltransferase: protein MFTIRKATVNDCELIHKMAKEVFPATYNEILSPEQLDYMMDWMYAPRNILKQMEEERHVYFIAYKDGELCGYVSVQQQEKDVFHLQKIYVLPHFQGTHCGSFLFKEAVRYIKEVHPEPCLMELNVNRNNKALQFYEHMGMRKLREGDFPIGNGYYMNDYIMGLDII, encoded by the coding sequence ATGTTTACTATTCGAAAAGCAACGGTCAACGATTGCGAACTTATCCATAAGATGGCAAAGGAAGTGTTTCCCGCCACTTACAATGAAATTTTATCTCCCGAACAACTGGATTATATGATGGATTGGATGTATGCTCCCCGGAATATTCTCAAGCAAATGGAAGAAGAAAGGCATGTCTATTTCATCGCTTACAAAGATGGTGAGTTATGTGGATATGTTTCTGTGCAGCAACAGGAAAAGGATGTTTTCCATCTTCAGAAGATTTATGTCCTCCCCCACTTTCAGGGAACGCACTGCGGAAGTTTCCTGTTTAAAGAGGCTGTCAGATATATAAAAGAAGTGCATCCGGAACCTTGCTTGATGGAGCTGAATGTGAATCGTAACAATAAGGCATTGCAGTTTTATGAGCATATGGGGATGAGGAAACTGCGGGAAGGTGATTTTCCGATTGGTAACGGTTATTATATGAATGATTATATTATGGGATTGGATATTATTTAA